The genomic window ACCCGTCAAATTTGATGTAAAAAGTACACCCCCTATACCAAATCTCAAAATTTTCATATAGGCATCCCGACAATCCCTACTATACAAAGAGTGGATATAGGTCGATACGTTTTTTTCCAACCGCCCCTACCAACGATTTTAGGTTTTTTGACGGCTGTTTTTGATTTCCTGCGCTCCGAGTGGTTAAAAAAGTTTTTAATAGTTGATATTTTGGTTAAAAACTGCTGTGAATACTTGTATTTATGGGCTTTTTGTTGTATATTACACTACAGTGCTGACAGTGACAGCATGGATATTATTTCCCTGCATAGATTCTCTTTGATTAAAGTAAGTTCAAATAGATTAAAATATTTAGAGTCGGGAATTAATTCGGGAGCAAATATTTTTAATCAACTATAAATAAATAGATTAAATAATATTATACTAGCCCCGATTGGAACGACATCCTTTTGGGTTGCGGTCGGAGTGAAGCGGAGACCGTAACCCAAAAGATACAGTGGAAAGCGGGAAAAAGCTCCAAAAAAAATCCCGCAGAATCAATCTACGGGAATATATTTTAAATTTTAAAAAGTTTTTAACCGAAAATTATTTCTGTACAGCCGGTAAATTCCCCGCCGCTTTCTGAACTTTTTTATACGTGTAAGAACACATCAAAATACTGAATTCATACAATAAAAGCAACGGAAAAGCCGCCATCATCATACTCAAAACATCGGCAGGAGTGATGATTGCAGCTACAACCATGATTAAAACAATCGCATGACGACGGTATGTTCTCATAAACATTGGCGTCAAAATCCCGATTGTTGTCAGGAAATAAATAAGGATCGGAAAAAGGAAAATGACTCCCATACCCAAAACGACCTGTAAAAATAATGTTGTATAATCGCTCAAATCGTAAAGCGGAATGATAATGTCTGAAATTTTAAAAATAACTCCAAAATTAACGGCAAAAGGAAGGATTAAAAAATATCCGCATAAAACTCCTGTCATGAATAAAATCCAAACAGAATTGATAATAAAGATTGAATTTTTTCTTTCTTTTGGATGCAAAGCCGGGCTGATAAATCTCCACAATTCCCAAACAAGATAAGGAAAAGCAGCTACAATACCACCGAAAATGGAAACCGCCATCATCACATTAAACTGCTGATACAGTTTACTCGCCCTTACCGGAAAATCCTTCGGAAGATGAATGCTGTTTTCTCCCAAAACCATTCTGGAAAAGTGATTGACAAGCTCGAAAGTCGGAAAATCGTTTCTCGTGGGACCAAAAAAAATATGATCCATAATCCAGTTGATATTAAAACCAATAGCAACAGCCGCAATTATAATAGCAATAATCGAGCGGATGAGGTGACCTCTTAATTCCCCAATATGTCCCCAAAAAGACATGTCTTTACCTTCACTCACAGGATGAAATTTTTAAGGCTCAAATTTATGAAAAAAGTTTCAGTAAAGTGGTTTAAAGTTTTTTTGGTTTTGGGTTTAAAGTTTTGAGTTTAGGGTTTTGAGTTTGAAGTTTAGAGTTTAAGTTATAATTAAACAGATGCTTCGACGGAGCTCAGCATGACATCTCTAATACTAACTGTTTTATTTTAACAGCCAGTGTCATGCTAGGGTTCTCGAAACATTTATATATATTATTAAAGAACTTTCAGCCTCACAGTGAAATTTATCAGTACAACATATCTACTAACTGTTTTATTTTAACAGCCAATTTGTAGCGGTGTCATGCTGAGCTCCGTCGAAGCATTTATACATAATTATTAAAAACCTCCAGCTCCCAGCTTCATCCTTCCAGCCTAATTTATCCCCTCATCCAACAACTTATGCAGGTCGATAATTCCGAAATATTTTCCGTCTTCCGTTACGACAAGCTGTCCGATGTTATTTTCTTTTAAAATTTTCATGGCTTCTTTTGCCAGAGCGGTTCTTTCAATCGTTTTCGGACGTGCAGACATGATGTCTTTTGCCAGTACTTTTGATATATCATCGCCTTTCATCAGCATTCTTCTTAAATCTCCGTCGGTGATAACGCCGATAATTTCATCTTCATTCGTCACGACCGTGATTCCGTGTCTTGAACCGCTGATGGAGATAATTACGTCTTTAACGGTGTCATTTTCAGTTACCTGAGGCTTTTGAGAAGAAAGGAAGTCGTCAACTTTAGAAATTAAATTTTTGCCCAAGCTTCCACCCGGATGGAATTTCGCAAAATCATTGGCTTTAAAATCATTCATTTCCATCAGAGTTACCGCCAAAGCATCTCCCAGAGCCATCTGTAAGGTTGTTGAGCTTGTAGGAGCGAGTTTGTTCGGGCACGCTTCCATATCGACATGAGTATCTAAAATAACTTCTGAAAATTCGGCAAGTTTGCTGTTTTTATTTCCGGTCATTCCGATCAAAGCTGAAGAATAATCTTTCAGATAAGGAACGAGGTTTACAATTTCCGGCGAGTTTCCCGAATTTGAAATGCACAGCACTACATCCTGTCTCTGGATCACCCCCAAATCTCCGTGAATGGCTTCTGAAGCGTGAAGGAATTGAGATGGCGTACCTGTTGAGTTCAACGTTGCTACGATTTTATTAGCGACATGAGCAGATTTTCCGATTCCTACAACAATTAATTTTCCTTTTGCGGAATGTATAATTTCTACAGCCTTTACAAATTGGTCGTCAAGTCTGTTTTTTAGCTTTTCAAGTTCTGAAATCTCTATTTCTAAGGTAGTTTTCGCGATTGAAATGATGTTGGCTCTTTCCATTTTACTTTTATAGGCTATACAAAAAATCTCTTAAATAATGTTATATTTTAAAAAGAATATTTAATATAAATTTTATTTTTAATAAATTCGTTCGCTTTTATTATAAGCAAAAATTTTATAACTTTGGATAAGATGCAAATTTAGCAATAGAAAATTAGATGAGCGCAAAAAAAGCCAATTTATCAGGCGAATTGAAAAAATATTTCGGGTTTTCTACTTTCAAGGGTCAGCAAGAGCAAATCATAGAAAACCTGTTAGAAGGAAAGGATATATTTGTCTTGATGCCGACTGGAGGAGGTAAATCCCTATGCTATCAGCTTCCGGCACTTATATCCGAAGGGACAGCAATCGTAGTTTCGCCTTTAATAGCGTTAATGAAGAATCAGGTAGATGCGGTAAACGGTCTTTCATCTGATGACGGGGTGGCACACGTTTTAAATTCATCATTAAATAAAACACAGACAAAACAGGTTTTCGACGACATCAAAAGCGGGAAAACAAAGCTTCTCTATGTAGCTCCGGAATCATTGATTAAGGATGATTATTTAGAGTTTTTAAAGGAAGTGAAAATTTCTTTCTTTGCGATTGACGAGGCACACTGTATTTCAGAATGGGGTCACGATTTCCGGCCGGAATACAGGAATCTGAAATTAATTATTGATAAAATTGCCGATGTTCCGGTGATTGCCTTAACGGCTACCGCGACTCCTAAAGTTCAGGATGATATCCAGAAAACTCTGGGGATGGCCAATGCTTTGGTTTTTAAAGAAAGTTTCAACAGACCGAATCTCTATTATGAGGTACGTCCGAAAGTGAATGTAGATAAGGAGATTGTTAAATTTATCAATCAACATAAAACTAAATCAGGAATTGTTTACTGTTTAAGCCGAAGAAAGGTTGAAGAATTTGCTCAGCTTTTACAGGTGAACGGAATTAATGCTTTACCTTATCACGCAGGTCTTGACCAAAAAGTAAGGATCACAAACCAGGACAAATTTCTAATGGAGGAAGTGGATGTCATTGTAGCAACCATCGCCTTCGGAATGGGAATTGACAAACCGGATGTCCGTTTTGTGATTCACTACGATTTCCCGAAATCTCTGGAAAGTTATTACCAGGAAACAGGTCGTGCAGGCCGTGATGGCGGAGAAGGGCATTGTCTGGCTTTCTACGATCCGAAAGATATTGAAAAATTAGAAAAATTCCTGGCTCAAAAACCTGTTTCCGAAAGAGAAATCGGGTTGCAGCTTTTAAATGAAGTGGTAGGATATGCCGAAACTTCGATGAGCAGAAGGCAGTATATTTTGTATTATTTCGGTGAAAATTTTGACCCGGTCAATGGAGATGGAGCGAAGATGTGCGACAATTCTTCGAATCCTCCAAAACTGAAAGATGCCACCGATGATCTTAAAAAAGTGTTGGAGCTGATTAAAGATACAGGAGAAAAATTCAAGTCTAAAGATCTGATTTCGGTGATTGCGGGAAAAGAAAACGCAGTGACGAAGTCTTATAAACTCGAACAAAGCTCTTATTTCGGTTTCGGAAAAGAGGAAAAAGATAACCACTGGAAAACGATCTTAAGACAGGCAACCGTGCAGAATTTCTTACAAAAAGATATTGAAACATATGGTGTTTTAAAGATCGCTGAAAAGGGTAAATTGGTATTGGATGGTAAGCTTGAACATTCGTTTTTAATTGCTGAAGACAGAGAATTTGACCTGACTCAGACCAAAGCCGAAAGTGATCAGATTCAGATGCAGTCGGCGGGCGGTTTAGACCAGAATTTATTTACTTTATTAAAGGATTTACGTAAAAAAGTTGCCAAAAAACACGGCATTCCTCCTTACACGGTCTTTATGGATCCGAGTTTGGAAGATATGACGGTTCAGTATCCCATTACGGTAGATGAAATCACAAAAATCTATGGCGTTGGAGAAGGAAAAGCAAAAAAATACGGTAAAGAATTCGCCGATTTTATCCATAAATATGTAGAAGATAACAATATCGAACGTACTCAGGATATGGTTTTGAAGCAGGTAGCGAACAAATCCAGTCATAAAGTTTTCATCATTCAGAGTACCGATAAAAAAATTGATCTTGAAGACATTGCAAGAGCCAAAAATCTTTCGATGGATGAATTGTTGAAGGAAATGGAAAGTATTGTTTATCAAGGAACTAAATTGAATATTGATTATTATATTGAAGATAATTTCGACGAAGACATCGTTGATGGTTTCATGGAATTCATGACAGAATCTGAAAGCGACAGCATGAAAGTATTGCTGGATGAATTCGGTGACGAACTTTCGGATGAAGAAGTAAGAATGTTGAGAATAAAATTCATTAGTGACGTTGCAAACTAAGAGATGAAAAAATATTTGAAGTATACATTTTATACTGCTTTATTCTTTATAGGATGTTACGTTATGATATTTTATGTTTTTAATTTTTTAGTTCAATGGTTTGTACAAGGACGGAAATAAAATAACTTTAAAAGAAATTCTTCCTAAGAGAGTTTCTTTTTTTATTAATTAATTTAACTCTAAGTAATTCTTAATTTAAAAAATAACCATAAAGTTTGTCATGCTGAAAGCATCCCAACCCAACATTTCAGGTATGTTTAGATCCTTCCAGGATGACAAACATAGTGTTAATAATAAAGTGTTCGATTTTTAATTTAAATGAAAATTTTGATCATATTTAATTGTAAGTTAAAAATCATTAATTGTAAATAGAGATTAAAGGTTAATAAAACTTTTTACTAACTTTACAGTGATGAAAAAGATTTCTGTAATTTTTATTCTGCCGGATTTGGAAACCGGAGGCGCAGAAAGGATTGTAACTACGATTGCGAATCACCTCTCCCGAGATCGATTTGAACCTAAGATTTTGCTTTTACGGAAGAAAGGAGGCTATCTCAATTTCCTTAAAAAAGATGTTGAAATTATTGACATCAATACGGAAAGAATCAGGCACTCTTTGAAGCCTATTTTAGGTGAAATCTATCGCCGGAAACCCGATATTGTCTTTTCCGGGTTTGGTGAAGTGAATGCATATTTGTCCTTATTTATCAAGCTTTTCCCAAGAACGAAATTTATTGCCCGCGAAACCAATGTCGTTTCCCAGCATGTCACACGAAAGGAAATCAAATTTTTCTATAATTTTTACAATAATTACGATAAAATCATTGCTCAGAGTGATGATATGATGCGTGATCTGACGAGAAATTTTAAGATTAAATCAGATAAAATTATCAAAATCAATAATCCAGTAGATTTCGATTTTATTGAAGAAAAAATGGCATTTTCCCCTAAGCCCGAATGTTTTAAATATAATTATAAAAATGTAGTAGCCATCGGAAACTTATCGGCCAGAAAAGGGTTTGATAATTTGTTGAAAGTTTTTGCAAGGCTTAAAAATGAAAATATTTTACTCCATATTTTAGGAGACGGAAAAGATCGTGAGGTACTGCATCAGATGAAAGATTTTTTAGGGTTAAAAAATATCGTTTTTCATGGAAGGCAGGAAAATCCGTATCAGTTTTTGAAGTACGCCGATTTATTCATTCTTTCTTCGAGGTATGAAGGGTTTCCGAACGTTTTACTGGAAGCCGGAGCCTGCGGAACATATTCGTTAGCCAACAATTGTCCGGGCGGAATCAATGAAATCATTCAGAATAATATCAACGGCGAGATTTCGGATATCGATAATCCCGAAGATTTTTCCCAGAAAATTATGAGAATTCTTCATGGAAGTTATGATAAAGATTCAATAAAAAATTCTATTAAATCACGATTTTCAAAGAATATTATTTTGGATAGATATGAGAAGGTTTTGTTGGATTTAATGAAAAAATAATGACTGAATTTGCGTTATGGACTCTTATTTTTTTACATTTGACCTTCATTAATTTTATTTAAAATCAATATTTATCAGTGAAGAAAATTCCTCAAATCGGATGTGCCTGCGAAAAGCCTTCCTCGCACTATACTGAATATAGAAGTTCTGAATTGGGCATAGATCATACCAATGGAAGATATGCGGAAGTAACTATTCAGCAATGCAAGCTTTGCCAAAGAATTTGGATTCATTATTTTGTTGAGTTTGAAAGTTTTTCCAAATCCGGAAGATGGTACAAAGGAATCGTTTCTAAAAAAGACCGTCCTAACATAACTCCTGAAAATGCTGTAGAATATTTGGAAGGCCTTGAATGGTATGTTTACGGTGGTTCTTATTTTGAAAGTACGGGAACTATTGGGCAGGGTAAAGTGAATGTTGATTTATAAATTGGCTGGAAGTCTGAAGCTGGAGGTTGGAAGATAATGTATGAATAATTAGACTTAGTGTAAATTTTTAAATTAAAATCAAAATATTCGCAATACTTTAAACTTCCATCACCCATCATCTGTCTTCCATCTCAAAAATTTGACAAATCTCACTTTCTCACGTGGTAATTAATCGTTAAATTTGTAAGAATAAAGAAAGTTAATAATAAACAAATTCATAAAATAACATGAGTCAATTCGATGTTACCGTAATCGGTTCTGGTCCTGGTGGTTATGTTGCTGCAATCCGTGCTGCACAATTAGGTTTCACAACAGCAATTATTGAAAAATATCCAACTTTGGGAGGAACTTGTCTTAACGTGGGATGTATTCCGTCAAAAGCGCTTTTGGACAGCTCTGAACATTTTGAAAACGCAAAACACAATTTTGCAGGTCACGGAATCATTATCAATGAGCCGCAAGCTGACATCGCAAGAATGATTGAGCGTAAAAACGAAGTGGTAAAACAAAATACAGATGGTATCAATTACCTGATGAACAAAAACAAAATCACTGTTTTTGAAGGAGTTGGAAGCTTCGAATCTGCTACTCAGATAAAAGTTACTAAAAACGACGGTTCTACGGAAACGATCGAATCAAAATATACCATCATCGCTACAGGTTCTAAGCCATCTTCTTTACCTTTCATCACATTGGATAAAGAAAGAGTGATCACTTCTACGGAAGCTTTGAATCTTAAAGAAATCCCTAAACATTTGGTAGTAATCGGAGGTGGAGTTATCGGTCTGGAATTAGGTTCTGTTTACCTAAGACTAGGCGCTCAGGTAACTGTTGTTGAGTTTATGGATAAAATCATTCCTACTATGGACGGAGCTTTAAGTAAAGAATTAACTAAAGTTTTGAAAAAACAAGGAATGAAATTCATGCTTTCTACGGCTGTTTCTGCAGTGGAACGAAATGGAGATTCTGTAAAAATCACAGCTAAAGATAAAAAAGGTGAAGAGGTAGTTGTAGAAGGAGATTACTGTTTGGTTTCTGTAGGGAGAAGACCTTACACAGACGGTCTTGGACTGGAAAAAGCTGGTGTAGAGCTTGATGAAAGAGGAAGAGTAAAAACAAACGATCACTTACAGACCAACGTTGCCAATATCTACGCGATCGGAGACGTGATCAAAGGTGCGATGCTGGCTCACAAAGCGGAGGAAGAAGGCGTTTTCGTTGCTGAAACTTTGGCTGGTCAAAAACCTCACATCAACTATAACTTGATTCCTGGTGTTGTGTACACTTGGCCTGAAGTTGCGGGAGTTGGTAAAACTGAAGAACAATTGAAAGAGGAAGGAGTAGCTTACAAAGTAGGTTCTTTCCCGATGAGAGCTTTGGGAAGAAGCCGTGCAAGTGGTGATGTAGATGGTTTGGTTAAAATCATTGCAGACGAAAAAACAGATGAAGTTTTAGGAATGCATATCGTAGGAGCAAGAGCTGCCGACCTTATCGCAGAAGGAGTTATCGCTATGGAATTCCGTGCAAGTGCGGAAGATATCGCAAGAAGTTCTCACGCACACCCAACGTATGCAGAAGCGATCAAAGAAGCGGCATTGGATGCTACGGCGAAAAGACCGATTCATATGTAATATTTGATTAAATATTTTAATTATATAAAAGGAAATCATTTTTGATTTCCTTTTTTTTGGCATAAAAATGGGAAGCGTAATGATAAATTGTATTATGAAGAATATTTTTATCAGTTTGTTCTTTTTTGTAGGAATAAATTCGTTTGCTCAAGAAGCGGGAAGTGTAGGTGAACTTTTGAAAAACGAAGCCTCAAAAACGGAAATGCAATCTCCGAAATCTGGCAATAACAGAAATAATAATTCTAATAATTCTGGTTTTAGAAATCCTAACAAGCAACCGGATATGGGAAGAAACCCCAATTATCAATGGAATCAAAGAAATGGCTATGCTGAAGTTTTTCTGAGAATCCCCGAATATGGCTTTTTTACTGTAGAGCTGGGAGATCAATCTATTTCAAACAGTTCTGGTAAATATAGGTTTTTTGATTTACAGTCAGGAAGAATTCCCATCGCTATTTACAATGATGGATTTTTAGTTTACAGAACAACTCTGATGGTTCAAAATAATAACAGATTGGTTTTAGATTTCTTTACCAATAAAGGGTTGTTTCTGCTGGATTCCTATCCGGTAAAGAATCAATCTTACGGATTTAATGATTGGGATGATGTCTGGAATAATTTTTATGGAAACCCATCTGGAAATTATTTCAATGTGATGGATGATAATACTTTCCGTCAGTTTTTTGAAATGTTGAACAAAAATGCAAAATTTGATGATAATAGACTTTCATTAATCAACCAACAGATGCGCAGTTCAATGTTTACTTCTAAACAAGTATATGAATTGGTAAAATTGATGAGTTTTGATAAAAACAAACTGCAGTTGGCAAAATCTATGTATTCCAGATGTGTAGATAAAGATAGGTATTTTATCGTGTATGATGCCTTTGATTTTGAATCCAGCAGAAGAGATCTTTCAGAATTTATCACAAAAACAAGATAATAAAATTAGAGGCATTTTTGCCTCTTTTTTTTGATTATAATACATTAGTTTGAATCTTAGAAAGCCTACAAAAGGTTAAAATCAAAGATTTTTTTAAACTTATGTATTCTTACTTTGCGGTGTAATAATGAACTTAAATACTCATGTACTAATCTTTTGTATCTTTTGTGGTTAAAATAAAAAGTTTAAACAGACTTTTAAATAAATCTTGCGTTTAAACATTTATAAACCAGCTTTTTTATTACTCAAACTCTAAAACTCTCAAACCCACTCACCCAAAAACTTGCAATTATTTTCCGTACCTTTGTCAGCTAATTCTATCATTACATGCTACTCGGAAAAACTCAGACTTTAAAAATTTCAGAAAAAAACAGTTCAGGATGGATCTTGACGGATGAATCAGGTGAAAAAGCATTTTTACCTAAAATTTTTGCTCAGGATGAAAAAGAAATTGGTGATGAAATTGAAGTTTTCGTGTATCAGGATGATAATAAATTGAAGGCAACAACAGAAATTCCCTTGGCGGAAGTTGGCGAATTTGCGGTGATGAGTTGTGTTCAGAGTCTTCCAAGCGGGGCTTTTATGGATTGGGGAATTATTAAAGATTTATTCATTCCTTACAAACAGCAGAAAACCAAGATCATTGAAGGCAAAAGATACCTCGTTCATATTTATATAGACGACGAACTGGAATTGATCACCGGAACCACAAAATTCAAAAGAAACCCCCAATATCAGGATTTACCCTTCAAAAAAGGAGATAAAGTAGATCTGATTATGATGAATGAAAGCGAATTGGGCTGGAATGTCGTGATTAATAAAAAATACATCGGATTAATTTACACTTCTGATGTTTTCAAAAAATTATATCCTTTATCTGAAGAATCAGGCTATATCAAAGCGATCCGTGAAGATGGAAAAATCGACGTTTCCCTTCAGCCGGAAGGTTTTGAAAATATTGATGAATTCAAACAGAAGATTCTCGATAAACTGGAAGAAAACTACGGTTTGCTTTATCTTTCAGACAAATCTTCCCCCGAAGAAATCAAGGATGAAGTTCAGATGAGTAAGAAAAACTTCAAAAAAGCGATCGGCGGACTTTATAAAGATAAGATCATCGATATTTCAGAAGATAAAATCAAATTATTATAAAAATAAAAAGGAGCAGAATTTTCTGCTCCTTTTTTGTTACTCTCTATTTTTTATCAGTAACCAACCGGTATAAACCCTGCCGTCGGAAACTTTTATCGTGTACCAATAATTACCGGTAGGAATTGGAGTTCCATTTAATTTTCCATCCCATTCCATTGGTTTTTTAGATATGATTTGTTTGAAAACCGGAAGACCTCTTCTGTCGTACACATTCACTTCAGTTCCGGGATAATTTTCAAGACCTGCAATCTTCCATTTATCATTAAATCCGTCTCCGTTTGGCGTAATGGCATTCGGAATATTAAAGATGGAAAACGGCTTCTGACCGATGATGCAGCCTCCTTTTGTTCTTACATAAACGATGTATTCTCCGATATTTAAATTAGTGAAAATATTAGAATCCTGCCACGTAAAATTATCCAGTGAATATTCGAAATTTCCTGTTCCCGAAAGAATAACCGTAGCAGAATTATTATTAATATGTACAGCAACAATCTCGGGCAAAACAGTATAGCTTACCTCTGTATTATCTGTATTTTGACATCCAAAACTATTCGTGACGGTCACAGAATAATTCCCCGGTGTTGAAATTGTGATCGACTGCGTTGTCTCCCCTGTACTCCATACATATGATGAATAACCACTTCCAGCATCCAAAGTTACTGTTTTACCTTTACAGAAATCAATTTTTTCAGGAAGGCTGAATTCCGGTTTCGGATTTAATGTTAAACTTAATCTTATTATTTTAAAACATCCGTCCGGCGTTAAAACTTTTACATGAATCACCGTTGATCCCACATTCAAAGTATAGTTCGAAGGATTGGGAATCGGGTTTCCAAGATCGTCTGTGTAAACGAATGTATAACTTCCGGGATTGGCAATGATATTACTTTGATAGGATGTTAAATTTACGATCATTGAACCTCCTGTTGTGGCATTACATAATGTTGTAGAATAATCATTGGCAGGAACATTATTTGTAGAAAGTGTGACAGCAATAGCCAGTTTTTCTGACTCACAATTATTTAAAGTCTGAGTAACAAAATATGTCACTCCATGAACCAGAGGAGTTGTTAATGGCAGAACATTACCTGCAGCATCATAAAATATTAATGATGTTCCCGTAACAACCAGGTTAGCTAAAGTCGGGCTTGAAGATGCACAAAAATCCTGAGCCGAATTTCCTGTTGGTTTAGGTGTTTCGTTAATGGTTACCTGAATGGCTGTTTTATTACTTTCACAACCATTAATTGTTTGTGAAGCATAGTAAGTCTGTCCGTTTACAAGCGCTGTTGTCGGCGCCAGGATATTTCCCGCTGCGTCGTACCATTTTATATTTTGCCCTGTGATTTGGATATTTGAAACGGTTGGGTGATTGCTTGCGCAGAAGATTTGCTGCGGGTTTGCTGTAGTTGGCAAAGCTGGAGCTGTTACAATTACATTTTGGTTTTGTGTCGAAACATTTCCGTTTCCATCATTGTATGTCCAGTGAATGACATAAGTTCCCGGAAGAGAGTAGGAAAGAGGATCGGTGGTTGTCGCTGTAATCGTTCCTGCGCAATTGTCTGTAGCTGTAGGAATCGTTGAAACAACCGTGTGACAATCTCCAGTAATGTCAGCAAGTGTGGCTATATTAGGGACTGGTGCAACATTGTCACCTACGACTACGTTTACAGTGAAAGTACCATCACAAGCACCAGAACCAGCAACCTGGCAAGCATATGTTCCGGCATTGGCAGCTGTTGCATTCGGGATTGTTGGATTTTGCTGTGTTGAGGTAAATCCGTTTGGTCCTGTCCAATTATAAGTTGCCCCTCCTGTAGCATTAAGTTGAATCGTTGAATTAATACAAACCGGAGAATTTGATGAAACTACAGCAGAAGAAGTACAATCTTGAAATTTTGCAATAAATATATCATTTGATGGATGACCTCCTTGTTGCTGAAAGGTTCCGGGAGTAGCAATTCCTGTAGTATTGTTACTGGACATACCTGTAAAATATATATAACCTTCGTTGTCTTTTGTCACATATCCTAGCTGTGTACCTCCGTTTCCTCCATAAAAAGTTCCCCACTGTTTTACAATATTAGAATCATACTTTATCATGAAGGTCTTTAGATACGGTCCCGTATCTTCCATGTAAGCATTAGGTGTTGCAATATCTGTCTGATGAAGATGATGACATAATCCGGCAAAAAATACATTACCTGTGCTGTCAATATGCGCCG from Chryseobacterium wanjuense includes these protein-coding regions:
- the tatC gene encoding twin-arginine translocase subunit TatC, whose translation is MSEGKDMSFWGHIGELRGHLIRSIIAIIIAAVAIGFNINWIMDHIFFGPTRNDFPTFELVNHFSRMVLGENSIHLPKDFPVRASKLYQQFNVMMAVSIFGGIVAAFPYLVWELWRFISPALHPKERKNSIFIINSVWILFMTGVLCGYFLILPFAVNFGVIFKISDIIIPLYDLSDYTTLFLQVVLGMGVIFLFPILIYFLTTIGILTPMFMRTYRRHAIVLIMVVAAIITPADVLSMMMAAFPLLLLYEFSILMCSYTYKKVQKAAGNLPAVQK
- a CDS encoding KpsF/GutQ family sugar-phosphate isomerase, with protein sequence MERANIISIAKTTLEIEISELEKLKNRLDDQFVKAVEIIHSAKGKLIVVGIGKSAHVANKIVATLNSTGTPSQFLHASEAIHGDLGVIQRQDVVLCISNSGNSPEIVNLVPYLKDYSSALIGMTGNKNSKLAEFSEVILDTHVDMEACPNKLAPTSSTTLQMALGDALAVTLMEMNDFKANDFAKFHPGGSLGKNLISKVDDFLSSQKPQVTENDTVKDVIISISGSRHGITVVTNEDEIIGVITDGDLRRMLMKGDDISKVLAKDIMSARPKTIERTALAKEAMKILKENNIGQLVVTEDGKYFGIIDLHKLLDEGIN
- the recQ gene encoding DNA helicase RecQ, with the translated sequence MSAKKANLSGELKKYFGFSTFKGQQEQIIENLLEGKDIFVLMPTGGGKSLCYQLPALISEGTAIVVSPLIALMKNQVDAVNGLSSDDGVAHVLNSSLNKTQTKQVFDDIKSGKTKLLYVAPESLIKDDYLEFLKEVKISFFAIDEAHCISEWGHDFRPEYRNLKLIIDKIADVPVIALTATATPKVQDDIQKTLGMANALVFKESFNRPNLYYEVRPKVNVDKEIVKFINQHKTKSGIVYCLSRRKVEEFAQLLQVNGINALPYHAGLDQKVRITNQDKFLMEEVDVIVATIAFGMGIDKPDVRFVIHYDFPKSLESYYQETGRAGRDGGEGHCLAFYDPKDIEKLEKFLAQKPVSEREIGLQLLNEVVGYAETSMSRRQYILYYFGENFDPVNGDGAKMCDNSSNPPKLKDATDDLKKVLELIKDTGEKFKSKDLISVIAGKENAVTKSYKLEQSSYFGFGKEEKDNHWKTILRQATVQNFLQKDIETYGVLKIAEKGKLVLDGKLEHSFLIAEDREFDLTQTKAESDQIQMQSAGGLDQNLFTLLKDLRKKVAKKHGIPPYTVFMDPSLEDMTVQYPITVDEITKIYGVGEGKAKKYGKEFADFIHKYVEDNNIERTQDMVLKQVANKSSHKVFIIQSTDKKIDLEDIARAKNLSMDELLKEMESIVYQGTKLNIDYYIEDNFDEDIVDGFMEFMTESESDSMKVLLDEFGDELSDEEVRMLRIKFISDVAN
- a CDS encoding glycosyltransferase gives rise to the protein MKKISVIFILPDLETGGAERIVTTIANHLSRDRFEPKILLLRKKGGYLNFLKKDVEIIDINTERIRHSLKPILGEIYRRKPDIVFSGFGEVNAYLSLFIKLFPRTKFIARETNVVSQHVTRKEIKFFYNFYNNYDKIIAQSDDMMRDLTRNFKIKSDKIIKINNPVDFDFIEEKMAFSPKPECFKYNYKNVVAIGNLSARKGFDNLLKVFARLKNENILLHILGDGKDREVLHQMKDFLGLKNIVFHGRQENPYQFLKYADLFILSSRYEGFPNVLLEAGACGTYSLANNCPGGINEIIQNNINGEISDIDNPEDFSQKIMRILHGSYDKDSIKNSIKSRFSKNIILDRYEKVLLDLMKK
- the lpdA gene encoding dihydrolipoyl dehydrogenase; this encodes MSQFDVTVIGSGPGGYVAAIRAAQLGFTTAIIEKYPTLGGTCLNVGCIPSKALLDSSEHFENAKHNFAGHGIIINEPQADIARMIERKNEVVKQNTDGINYLMNKNKITVFEGVGSFESATQIKVTKNDGSTETIESKYTIIATGSKPSSLPFITLDKERVITSTEALNLKEIPKHLVVIGGGVIGLELGSVYLRLGAQVTVVEFMDKIIPTMDGALSKELTKVLKKQGMKFMLSTAVSAVERNGDSVKITAKDKKGEEVVVEGDYCLVSVGRRPYTDGLGLEKAGVELDERGRVKTNDHLQTNVANIYAIGDVIKGAMLAHKAEEEGVFVAETLAGQKPHINYNLIPGVVYTWPEVAGVGKTEEQLKEEGVAYKVGSFPMRALGRSRASGDVDGLVKIIADEKTDEVLGMHIVGARAADLIAEGVIAMEFRASAEDIARSSHAHPTYAEAIKEAALDATAKRPIHM
- a CDS encoding DUF4476 domain-containing protein translates to MKNIFISLFFFVGINSFAQEAGSVGELLKNEASKTEMQSPKSGNNRNNNSNNSGFRNPNKQPDMGRNPNYQWNQRNGYAEVFLRIPEYGFFTVELGDQSISNSSGKYRFFDLQSGRIPIAIYNDGFLVYRTTLMVQNNNRLVLDFFTNKGLFLLDSYPVKNQSYGFNDWDDVWNNFYGNPSGNYFNVMDDNTFRQFFEMLNKNAKFDDNRLSLINQQMRSSMFTSKQVYELVKLMSFDKNKLQLAKSMYSRCVDKDRYFIVYDAFDFESSRRDLSEFITKTR